One Clupea harengus chromosome 11, Ch_v2.0.2, whole genome shotgun sequence DNA window includes the following coding sequences:
- the LOC105899080 gene encoding carcinoembryonic antigen-related cell adhesion molecule 20-like isoform X2 → MDPHISLILCLLSALGFCSCQNELLLNGPLNGTVGGSVEFTLINPPSAPPFRIILSFSGNREDIIFTSIGGVEDIHADYVDRISVDKTTASLELRGLTLNDTGLYTVRISFISGGVESQGETSLTVFERISGAAITSTDGILIAGESSVILTCDAQGSIITRGWRKDGNPLYGVNIDELNRTVSISPVKKEDKGDYTCQVSNPVSSETVSKGLIVNYGPEKVNIMGEGAIEIGSPVHLTCTAESVPESTYTWAFNGTETSVTGASYSKEPSEYEDSGTYTCTAWNSITKHTDNAVFKLSVKAQGSLGGAGGLSDGAIAGIVIMIILVVAAGIGISIFLWKKKGSLPGDPTRRDEAVYEIPDTHTYANTMRNPELLGGPAQVTPNSAGRNPQQALRPCSRKGGDSTSSINQHQAGLDGHVYETPLPAHSFPSTVYETIIGKPE, encoded by the exons ATGGATCCGCACATCTCACTTATCCTGTGTTTACTCTCAGCACTTG GATTTTGCTCGTGCCAAAATGAGTTACTACTGAATGGACCTCTGAATGGAACAGTAGGAGGGAGTGTGGAGTTCACCCTCATTAACCCACCATCTGCACCACCTTTTAGAATCATCTTGAGTTTTAGTGGAAATAGAGAGGATATAATCTTCACTTCCATCGGTGGTGTAGAGGATATACATGCTGATTATGTTGACAGAATCTCTGTGGACAAAACCACCGCTTCACTGGAGCTCAGGGGCCTGACTCTGAATGACACTGGGCTGTATACTGTGAGAATCTCCTTCATCAGTGGTGGTGTAGAAAGCCAGGGAGAAACATCACTGACGGTGTTTG agagaatctCTGGTGCTGCCATTACAAGCACTGATGGCATCCTGATAGCAGGTGAGAGTTCTGTCATCTTAACCTGCGATGCCCAGGGCTCCATCATCACCAGAGGGTGGAGAAAGGATGGCAATCCTCTGTATGGAGTTAACATCGATGAGCTCAACAGAACAGTTTCCATCAGCCCAGTAAAGAAAGAAGACAAAGGAGACTACACATGTCAAGTCAGCAACCCTGTCAGCTCTGAGACCGTCTCTAAAGGACTGATTGTGAACT ATGGACCAGAGAAAGTAAACATTATGGGAGAAGGAGCCATAGAGATCGGTAGTCCAGTTCATTTGACCTGTACTGCTGAGTCCGTCCCTGAGAGCACCTACACATGGGCATTTAATGGGACAGAAACAAGTGTGACTGGAGCTTCATACAGCAAAGAGCCGAGTGAATATGAAGACAGTGGAACCTACACCTGCACTGCTTGGAACAgcatcaccaaacacacagacaatgcaGTTTTTAAACTGTCTGTCAAAG CACAGGGGTCCCTTGGTGGAGCAGGTGGATTGTCAGATGGGGCTATAGCCGGAATAGTAATAATGATCATCTTAGTGGTTGCAGCTGGGATTGGAATTTCCATCTTTCTATGGAAGAAAAAAGG GAGTTTGCCTGGAGATCCTACAAGAAGAG ATGAGGCAGTCTATGAAATACCT GACACCCATACCTACGCAAATACTATGAGAAACCCAGAACTACTGGGTGGACCTGCTCAGGTGACACCCAATTCAGCTGGTAGAAATCCTCAGCAGGCACTCAGACCATGCAGCAGAAAAGGTGGTGACTCAACATCAAGCATCAACCAACATCAAGCAG GCTTGGATGGTCATGTGTATGAGACCCCTCTCCCTGcccactcatttccttctaCA GTCTATGAAACCATAATAGGAAAACCTGAGTGA
- the LOC105899080 gene encoding carcinoembryonic antigen-related cell adhesion molecule 20-like isoform X3 — translation MDPHISLILCLLSALGFCSCQNELLLNGPLNGTVGGSVEFTLINPPSAPPFRIILSFSGNREDIIFTSIGGVEDIHADYVDRISVDKTTASLELRGLTLNDTGLYTVRISFISGGVESQGETSLTVFERISGAAITSTDGILIAGESSVILTCDAQGSIITRGWRKDGNPLYGVNIDELNRTVSISPVKKEDKGDYTCQVSNPVSSETVSKGLIVNYGPEKVNIMGEGAIEIGSPVHLTCTAESVPESTYTWAFNGTETSVTGASYSKEPSEYEDSGTYTCTAWNSITKHTDNAVFKLSVKAQGSLGGAGGLSDGAIAGIVIMIILVVAAGIGISIFLWKKKGCQGCLAGREIGTKDTPHQQLSR, via the exons ATGGATCCGCACATCTCACTTATCCTGTGTTTACTCTCAGCACTTG GATTTTGCTCGTGCCAAAATGAGTTACTACTGAATGGACCTCTGAATGGAACAGTAGGAGGGAGTGTGGAGTTCACCCTCATTAACCCACCATCTGCACCACCTTTTAGAATCATCTTGAGTTTTAGTGGAAATAGAGAGGATATAATCTTCACTTCCATCGGTGGTGTAGAGGATATACATGCTGATTATGTTGACAGAATCTCTGTGGACAAAACCACCGCTTCACTGGAGCTCAGGGGCCTGACTCTGAATGACACTGGGCTGTATACTGTGAGAATCTCCTTCATCAGTGGTGGTGTAGAAAGCCAGGGAGAAACATCACTGACGGTGTTTG agagaatctCTGGTGCTGCCATTACAAGCACTGATGGCATCCTGATAGCAGGTGAGAGTTCTGTCATCTTAACCTGCGATGCCCAGGGCTCCATCATCACCAGAGGGTGGAGAAAGGATGGCAATCCTCTGTATGGAGTTAACATCGATGAGCTCAACAGAACAGTTTCCATCAGCCCAGTAAAGAAAGAAGACAAAGGAGACTACACATGTCAAGTCAGCAACCCTGTCAGCTCTGAGACCGTCTCTAAAGGACTGATTGTGAACT ATGGACCAGAGAAAGTAAACATTATGGGAGAAGGAGCCATAGAGATCGGTAGTCCAGTTCATTTGACCTGTACTGCTGAGTCCGTCCCTGAGAGCACCTACACATGGGCATTTAATGGGACAGAAACAAGTGTGACTGGAGCTTCATACAGCAAAGAGCCGAGTGAATATGAAGACAGTGGAACCTACACCTGCACTGCTTGGAACAgcatcaccaaacacacagacaatgcaGTTTTTAAACTGTCTGTCAAAG CACAGGGGTCCCTTGGTGGAGCAGGTGGATTGTCAGATGGGGCTATAGCCGGAATAGTAATAATGATCATCTTAGTGGTTGCAGCTGGGATTGGAATTTCCATCTTTCTATGGAAGAAAAAAGG GTGCCAGGGCTGCCTTGCTGGCAGGGAGATCGGAACGAAGGACACGCCCCATCAGCAGTTGAGCCGGTGA
- the LOC105899080 gene encoding carcinoembryonic antigen-related cell adhesion molecule 20-like isoform X1, which produces MDPHISLILCLLSALGFCSCQNELLLNGPLNGTVGGSVEFTLINPPSAPPFRIILSFSGNREDIIFTSIGGVEDIHADYVDRISVDKTTASLELRGLTLNDTGLYTVRISFISGGVESQGETSLTVFERISGAAITSTDGILIAGESSVILTCDAQGSIITRGWRKDGNPLYGVNIDELNRTVSISPVKKEDKGDYTCQVSNPVSSETVSKGLIVNYGPEKVNIMGEGAIEIGSPVHLTCTAESVPESTYTWAFNGTETSVTGASYSKEPSEYEDSGTYTCTAWNSITKHTDNAVFKLSVKAQGSLGGAGGLSDGAIAGIVIMIILVVAAGIGISIFLWKKKGSLPGDPTRRDEAVYEIPDTHTYANTMRNPELLGGPAQVTPNSAGRNPQQALRPCSRKGGDSTSSINQHQAGLDGHVYETPLPAHSFPSTVSTQMPCTFEISLFSFYREYTNALHF; this is translated from the exons ATGGATCCGCACATCTCACTTATCCTGTGTTTACTCTCAGCACTTG GATTTTGCTCGTGCCAAAATGAGTTACTACTGAATGGACCTCTGAATGGAACAGTAGGAGGGAGTGTGGAGTTCACCCTCATTAACCCACCATCTGCACCACCTTTTAGAATCATCTTGAGTTTTAGTGGAAATAGAGAGGATATAATCTTCACTTCCATCGGTGGTGTAGAGGATATACATGCTGATTATGTTGACAGAATCTCTGTGGACAAAACCACCGCTTCACTGGAGCTCAGGGGCCTGACTCTGAATGACACTGGGCTGTATACTGTGAGAATCTCCTTCATCAGTGGTGGTGTAGAAAGCCAGGGAGAAACATCACTGACGGTGTTTG agagaatctCTGGTGCTGCCATTACAAGCACTGATGGCATCCTGATAGCAGGTGAGAGTTCTGTCATCTTAACCTGCGATGCCCAGGGCTCCATCATCACCAGAGGGTGGAGAAAGGATGGCAATCCTCTGTATGGAGTTAACATCGATGAGCTCAACAGAACAGTTTCCATCAGCCCAGTAAAGAAAGAAGACAAAGGAGACTACACATGTCAAGTCAGCAACCCTGTCAGCTCTGAGACCGTCTCTAAAGGACTGATTGTGAACT ATGGACCAGAGAAAGTAAACATTATGGGAGAAGGAGCCATAGAGATCGGTAGTCCAGTTCATTTGACCTGTACTGCTGAGTCCGTCCCTGAGAGCACCTACACATGGGCATTTAATGGGACAGAAACAAGTGTGACTGGAGCTTCATACAGCAAAGAGCCGAGTGAATATGAAGACAGTGGAACCTACACCTGCACTGCTTGGAACAgcatcaccaaacacacagacaatgcaGTTTTTAAACTGTCTGTCAAAG CACAGGGGTCCCTTGGTGGAGCAGGTGGATTGTCAGATGGGGCTATAGCCGGAATAGTAATAATGATCATCTTAGTGGTTGCAGCTGGGATTGGAATTTCCATCTTTCTATGGAAGAAAAAAGG GAGTTTGCCTGGAGATCCTACAAGAAGAG ATGAGGCAGTCTATGAAATACCT GACACCCATACCTACGCAAATACTATGAGAAACCCAGAACTACTGGGTGGACCTGCTCAGGTGACACCCAATTCAGCTGGTAGAAATCCTCAGCAGGCACTCAGACCATGCAGCAGAAAAGGTGGTGACTCAACATCAAGCATCAACCAACATCAAGCAG GCTTGGATGGTCATGTGTATGAGACCCCTCTCCCTGcccactcatttccttctaCAGTGAGTACACAAATGCCTTGCACTTTTGAAATCagtttgttttccttctacCGTGAGTACACAAATGCCTTGCACTTTTGA
- the glipr2l gene encoding GLI pathogenesis-related 2, like, which produces MGKSASKVFSEEVLRTHNDYRKTHQAPPLKLSSKLSREASRYAESLASTRILKHSADSSKGNYGENLAWASYDQSGKDVCERWYNEVQQYHFNRPGFTSGTGHFTAMVWKSSCKLGVGKAVASDGSTFVVARYTPAGNIVNQGHFETNVLPARS; this is translated from the exons ATGGGCAAATCAG CCTCTAAGGTGTTTTCTGAGGAGGTGTTGCGCACGCACAATGACTACAGAAAGACACACCAGGCCCCTCCCCTCAAGCTCAGCAGCAAACTCAGCCGGGAGGCCAGCAG gtatgctGAGAGTCTAGCCAGCACGCGGATCCTGAAGCACAGTGCTGATTCCAGTAAGGGGAACTATGGGGAGAATCTGGCCTGGGCCTCCTATGACCAGTCAG ggAAAGATGTGTGTGAACGCTGGTATAATGAAGTGCAGCAGTATCATTTTAACCGCCCCGGCTTTACCTCTGGAACAG GTCACTTCACAGCGATGGTATGGAAGAGCTCATGTAAGCTGGGTGTGGGGAAGGCAGTGGCGTCGGACGGCTCCACGTTTGTCGTGGCCCGCTACACCCCAGCCGGAAACATCGTCAACCAGGGACACTTCGAAACCAACGTGCTGCCCGCCAGGAGCTGA